One genomic window of Gracilinema caldarium DSM 7334 includes the following:
- a CDS encoding sensor histidine kinase, with protein MWARLKSYHIARFLLVFVNFFTLLFIVWIVSKTNDLICIQNDARTILGRIKAIPIQPYKASWSVSLLYLLLIGSIVVREVLYEDIYKSLLILLSFLELIISIAILGVVNFSFKYILLVPIANGITYLPDKFWKTFFTAIVVLCFVFIDYQILSIVFSIFSIEDFIYYHPSLSRSYILGFRNILFFISEALFITFIVLELQNVIEESQKIKKLNKELKEHKEKLEFANIQLQNYAERIEEIAKIKERNRLAREIHDTVGHYLTGIALGLSATEELIKKGSHYILDQIQRLKDLAQQGLVDIRRSLKELKPDMLEKGNLEKALHHLVNEINLSTTRQIKLQISGSLDNLNPQIDETIYRIIQESITNAVRHGDAMNIKIAIDVDEDGVHVSVVDDGKGAAKIVEGFGLYYMKQRILDHDGFLEIETEPGKGMSLLVYIPRVRIKHYD; from the coding sequence ATGTGGGCTAGGCTAAAAAGCTATCATATAGCACGATTCCTTCTAGTATTTGTTAATTTCTTTACATTGCTTTTTATTGTTTGGATAGTTTCAAAAACTAATGATCTTATTTGTATTCAAAATGATGCAAGGACAATCCTTGGACGAATAAAAGCCATTCCAATACAACCATATAAAGCATCATGGAGTGTTTCACTATTATATTTATTGCTTATTGGTTCTATTGTTGTTCGTGAAGTGTTATATGAAGACATTTATAAATCGTTACTAATTTTACTAAGTTTTTTAGAATTAATTATATCAATAGCAATATTAGGAGTGGTTAATTTTAGTTTTAAATATATTTTATTAGTACCAATTGCAAATGGAATAACCTATTTACCAGATAAATTTTGGAAAACCTTTTTTACAGCGATCGTAGTTCTTTGTTTTGTATTTATTGATTATCAAATTTTATCAATTGTATTTTCAATATTTTCAATTGAAGATTTCATTTATTATCATCCATCACTTTCGAGATCCTATATTTTAGGATTTCGTAATATATTATTTTTTATTAGCGAAGCGCTTTTTATTACCTTTATTGTTTTAGAACTACAAAATGTAATAGAAGAATCTCAAAAGATTAAAAAATTAAACAAAGAATTAAAAGAACACAAAGAAAAATTAGAATTTGCAAATATTCAATTGCAAAATTATGCAGAAAGAATTGAAGAAATTGCTAAAATTAAAGAACGAAACCGACTTGCACGGGAAATACATGACACGGTGGGCCACTATTTAACTGGGATCGCCTTAGGACTTTCTGCAACAGAAGAATTAATCAAAAAAGGCTCTCATTATATTCTGGATCAGATTCAAAGATTAAAAGACTTAGCTCAACAAGGTCTTGTAGATATAAGACGATCTTTAAAAGAACTAAAGCCTGATATGCTGGAGAAAGGAAATCTAGAAAAAGCCCTGCATCATCTAGTAAATGAGATAAACTTAAGTACCACTAGACAGATAAAGTTACAAATATCTGGATCTTTAGATAATTTAAATCCTCAAATAGATGAGACAATTTATCGAATTATTCAGGAAAGTATTACTAATGCAGTTCGTCATGGAGACGCTATGAATATTAAAATAGCTATAGATGTAGACGAAGATGGTGTACATGTTTCGGTAGTTGATGATGGAAAGGGAGCTGCGAAGATTGTTGAAGGTTTCGGATTATATTATATGAAACAACGTATTCTTGACCATGATGGGTTTCTTGAAATAGAAACAGAGCCAGGAAAAGGAATGAGTTTATTGGTATATATCCCAAGAGTAAGGATAAAACATTATGATTAA
- a CDS encoding response regulator transcription factor encodes MIKIGIVDDQDLVRDSLKILLSAQDDFEVVGIGKDGYEALKLVENYHPDVLLLDIRMPIMDGVEATAMLKTRSPNTSIIILTTFDDDEYVLNAIRNGASGYLLKSSAMDELAKAIRTVHAGGSLMTPEIATKAFKMFSEIVKDYPKRISSIKEETTLPCNLNKTELEIISHIGNGLANKEIASMLKLSEGTVRNYISSILQKTGLRDRTQIAIFAVRHKMV; translated from the coding sequence ATGATTAAAATTGGAATTGTTGATGATCAGGATTTAGTTCGAGATAGTTTAAAAATATTATTATCTGCACAGGATGATTTTGAAGTTGTAGGAATAGGAAAAGATGGTTATGAAGCATTAAAACTTGTTGAAAATTATCATCCTGATGTTTTATTGTTGGATATTCGTATGCCAATTATGGATGGTGTAGAAGCAACCGCTATGTTAAAGACGCGTTCCCCCAATACATCAATAATTATCCTTACTACTTTTGATGATGATGAATATGTATTAAATGCTATACGAAATGGTGCTTCTGGCTATTTATTAAAAAGTTCAGCAATGGATGAACTTGCTAAAGCAATCAGAACTGTTCATGCAGGTGGGAGCCTTATGACCCCTGAGATTGCAACGAAAGCTTTTAAAATGTTTTCTGAAATTGTTAAGGATTATCCTAAAAGAATAAGTTCTATAAAAGAAGAGACTACATTACCATGCAATTTAAATAAAACTGAATTAGAAATAATAAGTCATATTGGTAATGGTTTGGCAAATAAGGAAATTGCATCTATGCTTAAATTAAGTGAAGGTACAGTGCGTAATTATATTTCTAGTATATTACAAAAAACCGGATTGCGGGATAGGACCCAAATAGCAATATTCGCAGTTCGTCATAAAATGGTGTAA
- a CDS encoding ABC transporter substrate-binding protein yields MNKRQITLISYLIIMIMSLFIFYFLFFIEQHDITLGVFTGSAWNVPNPTAYRLYDGLIADFRALYPEYNVSYKSGILARDYSEVISENILLSEEPDLFFILPEDFTTFASLGVLANLDDYIINGSLDVSKLYENALDAGKYNNHQYALPFEVVPSLMFVNVTLLHELKLSMPKNNWTWSDLMYYAIHATKDTDTNGVLDTFGVNGWTWLDAAYSNYELLFDSMGTMALLDQDGVIEAVDFYLKLKSLTRNSIVPDFDSGRVLFSPFPYSSYRAYKYYPYSIQRFGNFKWKALNMPKGPNGQNASELRVLLIGVAKKSKDKKGVMDLLYHLTLNSESAFRILAYSQGLPAQKDIITSKRAEEILAHHIAASETPIDANLLDELIRDSIVVPRFKKHASALEIATRAINSEQVQSTSSLKNFLSKLDHSLESYIKE; encoded by the coding sequence ATGAATAAGCGTCAAATTACATTAATATCATATTTAATTATAATGATAATGTCTTTGTTCATATTTTATTTTCTTTTTTTTATAGAACAGCATGACATAACTTTAGGTGTATTTACTGGTAGTGCTTGGAATGTTCCAAACCCAACGGCCTATCGCTTATATGATGGACTTATAGCTGATTTTAGGGCCTTATACCCTGAGTATAATGTTAGCTATAAAAGTGGAATACTTGCCCGAGATTATTCAGAAGTTATATCTGAAAATATTTTATTAAGCGAAGAGCCTGATTTGTTTTTTATACTACCAGAAGACTTTACTACTTTTGCTTCTTTAGGTGTATTAGCTAATCTAGATGATTATATCATAAATGGTAGTTTAGATGTGTCAAAATTGTATGAAAATGCATTAGATGCTGGTAAATATAATAATCATCAATATGCTTTACCTTTTGAAGTGGTACCATCGTTAATGTTTGTAAATGTCACATTATTACATGAATTAAAGTTATCTATGCCAAAAAATAATTGGACCTGGTCTGATTTAATGTATTATGCAATACATGCGACTAAAGATACCGATACCAATGGTGTACTTGATACATTTGGTGTAAATGGATGGACATGGCTCGATGCAGCTTATTCGAATTATGAGCTTTTATTCGATTCCATGGGGACAATGGCACTTTTAGATCAAGATGGAGTAATAGAAGCGGTAGATTTTTATTTAAAATTAAAAAGTTTAACTCGAAACAGTATTGTTCCTGATTTTGATTCTGGCAGAGTTCTTTTTAGTCCATTTCCTTATTCGTCCTATAGGGCTTATAAATATTACCCCTATAGTATACAACGTTTTGGCAATTTTAAGTGGAAAGCCTTAAATATGCCAAAAGGTCCTAACGGTCAGAATGCTAGTGAATTACGGGTCCTTCTCATCGGTGTTGCTAAGAAATCAAAAGATAAAAAAGGCGTAATGGATCTTTTATATCATCTTACACTTAACAGCGAATCTGCATTTAGAATATTAGCCTATTCTCAGGGGCTTCCTGCTCAAAAGGACATTATTACATCAAAAAGGGCTGAAGAGATATTAGCACACCATATAGCCGCGTCAGAAACACCGATTGATGCTAATCTATTGGATGAATTAATAAGGGACTCAATTGTTGTTCCAAGATTTAAAAAACATGCATCCGCGCTTGAAATTGCAACACGTGCTATTAATTCAGAGCAAGTTCAATCAACATCTAGTTTAAAAAACTTTCTTAGCAAGCTTGATCATTCATTAGAATCCTATATAAAGGAATAG
- a CDS encoding sugar ABC transporter substrate-binding protein, with product MKNNKIIGLFLFIILVIIMGFSIFLNVAKSMTSNRRVFGASYMTLVNPFFSVLDDGLREILEAHGDKLISYDAGNDQLKQIDQIQDFINKKVSAIFLNPVDLYLIEPALRSAKKAGIPIINVDTPVYHQELVDCLVMSDNYKAGQLVAMDLLSRKQGARIALIDHLSAKSAMDRADGFKSVISKYNAFNIVARYSSDGNIEQALSGMESILRDVPNIDVVFATNDPSAMGVIAALESAHLLGKILVYGVDGAPYAKKMILESKMTATAAQSPVEIGRVAADMAYRIIKGEKVDKQIYVPIYIINKENVNNYGINSWQ from the coding sequence ATGAAAAATAATAAAATTATAGGGTTATTCTTATTTATTATTTTAGTAATTATAATGGGTTTTTCTATATTTTTAAATGTGGCAAAAAGCATGACGAGTAATCGTAGGGTTTTTGGTGCTTCGTATATGACTTTAGTAAATCCTTTTTTTTCTGTACTTGATGATGGACTTAGAGAAATATTAGAAGCCCATGGTGATAAATTGATAAGTTATGATGCTGGTAATGATCAATTAAAACAAATAGATCAAATACAAGATTTTATTAATAAAAAAGTATCAGCAATCTTTTTAAATCCTGTAGATTTATATCTGATTGAACCGGCTTTGAGATCCGCGAAAAAAGCTGGAATACCTATCATTAATGTAGATACACCTGTGTATCATCAAGAATTGGTTGATTGCCTTGTCATGTCAGATAATTATAAAGCAGGTCAACTAGTTGCAATGGATTTACTGAGTAGAAAACAAGGTGCCCGTATTGCGCTTATCGATCATCTTTCTGCAAAATCAGCGATGGATAGGGCTGATGGATTTAAGAGTGTTATTTCAAAATATAATGCTTTCAATATAGTTGCACGTTATTCTTCAGATGGAAATATTGAACAGGCTTTATCTGGAATGGAATCTATATTACGTGATGTACCAAATATCGATGTTGTATTTGCGACTAATGATCCTTCTGCTATGGGCGTTATAGCAGCTCTAGAGTCAGCACATTTATTAGGGAAAATATTAGTCTATGGTGTTGATGGTGCCCCTTATGCAAAGAAAATGATTTTAGAGTCAAAGATGACCGCAACAGCAGCTCAGTCACCTGTAGAAATTGGTAGAGTTGCAGCTGATATGGCCTATCGAATTATAAAAGGAGAAAAAGTTGATAAACAAATATATGTACCGATATATATAATCAATAAAGAAAATGTAAATAATTATGGAATTAATAGTTGGCAATGA
- a CDS encoding ABC transporter substrate-binding protein — translation MKKLVLCVVSALLVVGGVFANGQQQGKKNLTVAATFGDLGNPFFYTMGKGVEDAAKKIDPNAKVTVVSSGYDLNTQVGQIDTFIAAGVDMIILNAADTKGIAPAVKKAKAAGIIVVAADVDAEGGVDATVTSNNYQAGQQAGEYIAKRLNGKGNVVIVNGPPVSAVIDRVNGCKEVLAKYPDIKILSENQNAGGNREGGLRVMTDLLTAFPKIDAVFAINDPTGIGCELAMKQAKREKEMFVVGVDGAPDAEVALKDPNGSFAASASQDPYTMAVKAVEVAWGIKNGQKPEKAKILIPTTLITRDNLASYKGWTKP, via the coding sequence ATGAAAAAACTTGTACTATGTGTAGTAAGTGCCTTGTTAGTTGTAGGAGGGGTGTTTGCAAATGGACAACAACAGGGCAAAAAAAACTTAACTGTTGCTGCAACCTTTGGCGATCTGGGCAATCCATTCTTTTACACTATGGGAAAGGGTGTTGAGGATGCTGCAAAGAAAATCGATCCCAATGCAAAGGTAACAGTAGTATCTTCTGGGTATGATCTAAACACCCAGGTTGGTCAGATTGATACATTTATTGCTGCCGGCGTTGATATGATTATTCTTAACGCTGCTGATACGAAGGGGATTGCTCCAGCAGTAAAAAAAGCAAAGGCTGCAGGAATTATCGTAGTTGCAGCTGATGTTGATGCAGAGGGTGGTGTAGACGCAACAGTAACATCTAATAACTACCAAGCAGGTCAGCAAGCTGGTGAATATATCGCAAAACGCCTGAATGGTAAAGGCAATGTAGTTATTGTTAATGGCCCACCGGTATCAGCAGTAATTGATCGTGTTAATGGTTGCAAAGAAGTACTCGCGAAATACCCTGATATAAAGATTCTTTCAGAGAATCAGAATGCAGGTGGTAATCGTGAAGGCGGTCTCCGTGTAATGACCGATTTATTAACAGCTTTCCCGAAAATTGATGCTGTTTTTGCAATCAATGATCCTACTGGTATTGGCTGTGAGTTAGCTATGAAACAGGCTAAACGGGAAAAAGAAATGTTTGTTGTTGGTGTTGATGGTGCGCCTGATGCTGAAGTCGCTCTAAAGGATCCTAATGGTTCCTTTGCTGCAAGTGCTTCTCAGGATCCCTATACCATGGCAGTGAAAGCTGTAGAGGTTGCTTGGGGCATTAAGAATGGGCAGAAACCTGAAAAAGCTAAGATTCTGATCCCCACAACTTTAATCACCCGAGATAATTTGGCTTCATACAAAGGTTGGACCAAGCCTTGA
- a CDS encoding sugar ABC transporter ATP-binding protein — MDTQENDVILSVKKISKKFPGVQALNAVSLDFCRGEVHVLMGENGAGKSTLMKILAGVYEPDEGEIIYQGQSVRMENPLKAQHLGINLINQELNIAGNLTVAENVFMGNEPRRFGLVNRAEMKERAHAALLKLGSDFPVDIPAGLLSIAEQQQIEIARSIAHNGKVLIMDEPTAALSDRETDRLFELIASLKAKGMAIIYISHRLAEVSIIADTVSVLRDGRYIGTLKKPNLDNAEIVRMMVGRELSDFYKHDIATTLIPGRLEVKNLSDGKKVKPCSFTVAGGEIVALSGLVGSGRTELARLLFGADKKSTGEIYIDGKKIFINSPADAIRFGIGYVPEDRKSLGLFLEMSGHENITMNIIDKTAHLGVLSQKRNTSITNMAIERLRIRIATPRTKAVSLSGGNQQKLLLARWLEIKPKVIILDEPTRGVDVGAKSEIYKLVGEIAQQGVAVLFISSELPEVVGLAQRVLVMRNGGIVAELREKQDITQETIMAYATGIQAPQPQYVG, encoded by the coding sequence ATGGATACTCAAGAAAATGATGTAATACTTTCTGTTAAAAAGATTTCTAAAAAATTTCCAGGCGTTCAAGCATTAAATGCTGTATCACTTGATTTTTGTCGCGGCGAAGTACATGTCCTTATGGGTGAAAATGGTGCTGGGAAAAGTACATTAATGAAGATATTGGCTGGTGTATATGAGCCTGATGAAGGCGAAATTATTTATCAAGGTCAAAGCGTTCGAATGGAAAATCCGCTTAAGGCACAACATTTAGGGATAAATCTTATCAATCAAGAATTAAATATTGCAGGTAATTTAACAGTAGCAGAAAACGTATTTATGGGGAATGAACCTCGACGTTTTGGACTAGTTAATCGAGCTGAAATGAAGGAAAGAGCTCATGCTGCTTTGTTAAAGCTTGGGTCTGATTTTCCTGTAGATATCCCTGCAGGTTTACTGAGCATCGCTGAACAGCAACAAATAGAAATTGCTCGTTCAATTGCCCACAATGGTAAAGTACTTATAATGGATGAACCAACTGCAGCTTTAAGTGACAGAGAAACTGATCGGCTTTTTGAATTAATAGCATCCTTGAAAGCAAAAGGAATGGCAATTATTTATATCAGTCATCGTCTTGCAGAGGTAAGTATTATTGCTGATACTGTTTCGGTCTTACGAGACGGTCGATATATTGGCACCTTGAAAAAACCAAATCTTGATAATGCTGAAATTGTCCGTATGATGGTAGGACGAGAGCTTTCAGATTTTTATAAACATGATATAGCTACAACTTTAATTCCTGGCCGTTTAGAGGTAAAAAATCTAAGCGATGGTAAAAAAGTAAAACCTTGCAGTTTTACTGTAGCAGGTGGTGAAATTGTTGCCCTATCTGGTTTAGTTGGATCAGGAAGAACAGAACTTGCTCGTTTATTATTTGGGGCAGATAAAAAAAGTACTGGGGAAATATATATAGACGGAAAGAAGATTTTTATCAATTCTCCAGCAGATGCTATTAGATTTGGCATTGGATATGTCCCTGAAGATCGAAAAAGTTTGGGACTTTTTCTTGAAATGTCAGGTCATGAAAATATAACTATGAATATTATCGATAAAACAGCACATTTGGGTGTTTTATCACAAAAAAGAAATACCTCAATAACAAATATGGCTATAGAACGGCTTCGAATCAGGATTGCTACACCCCGAACTAAGGCGGTAAGTCTTTCTGGTGGAAATCAACAAAAACTTTTACTTGCACGTTGGCTAGAAATAAAGCCAAAGGTGATTATTTTGGATGAACCAACACGTGGTGTAGATGTCGGTGCAAAATCAGAAATCTATAAGCTCGTTGGAGAGATTGCTCAACAAGGAGTTGCAGTACTCTTCATTTCTAGTGAACTTCCTGAAGTTGTTGGTTTAGCCCAACGGGTACTAGTTATGAGAAATGGTGGTATTGTAGCAGAATTAAGAGAAAAGCAAGATATTACTCAAGAAACTATTATGGCTTATGCAACAGGTATACAAGCACCTCAACCACAATATGTTGGTTGA
- a CDS encoding ABC transporter permease subunit, protein MEVVNKTKNNVFNSRKIFKNLGIFPILIIISVLFSLTTTTFLSTNNLVNILRQASINIVLAVGMTLVILTGGIDLSVGSILATTAVIGLMTSLNPGLQWGTVIIPIIAGLLIGLINGLLIAYVKLPPFIATLGTMTTFRGVSYLLPDGTTIINNDLNFAWIGNNYLGPIPWLVVIAFIVVLLAWFLLRKTVLGVRIYAVGGNAQAARLTGIKVGFVLVFVYAVSGLLCGLGGVMTASRLYSASGLLGNGYELDAIAAVILGGTSVVGGIGGVGGTLVGALIMAVLNNGLTLMNVSFFWQMVIRGIVIILAVTIDKFRTKSST, encoded by the coding sequence ATGGAAGTAGTAAATAAAACAAAGAATAATGTATTTAATAGCAGAAAGATATTTAAAAACCTGGGTATATTTCCCATTTTAATAATTATTTCAGTATTATTTTCTTTAACCACCACAACATTCTTATCTACCAATAACCTCGTTAATATTTTACGACAAGCTTCTATCAATATTGTTCTTGCTGTTGGAATGACGTTGGTGATATTAACTGGTGGTATAGATCTTTCGGTTGGATCAATACTTGCAACAACAGCAGTTATAGGATTAATGACATCCTTGAATCCTGGATTGCAGTGGGGAACGGTTATTATTCCCATTATTGCTGGTTTGTTGATAGGATTAATAAATGGTTTATTAATTGCCTATGTTAAGTTACCACCCTTCATTGCAACCCTTGGAACCATGACAACCTTTAGAGGTGTTTCATATCTTTTGCCTGATGGTACTACCATTATAAATAACGATTTGAATTTTGCATGGATTGGTAATAATTATCTTGGTCCTATTCCATGGCTTGTTGTCATTGCATTTATTGTAGTATTACTTGCTTGGTTCCTGTTAAGAAAGACTGTACTTGGTGTACGAATATATGCAGTCGGTGGAAATGCACAGGCTGCTCGACTTACTGGTATAAAGGTTGGATTCGTACTAGTGTTTGTGTATGCAGTAAGTGGCTTATTATGCGGATTAGGCGGTGTTATGACTGCGAGCCGACTTTATAGTGCATCGGGATTATTGGGAAATGGTTATGAACTTGATGCTATTGCGGCAGTTATACTTGGTGGTACAAGCGTGGTTGGTGGTATCGGTGGTGTTGGAGGAACATTAGTTGGTGCACTAATTATGGCGGTATTAAACAATGGCCTTACCCTGATGAATGTATCCTTTTTTTGGCAGATGGTAATCCGTGGAATTGTAATCATTCTTGCAGTTACTATTGATAAATTTAGAACAAAAAGTTCTACCTAA
- a CDS encoding mannitol-1-phosphate 5-dehydrogenase produces the protein MKLVQFGAGNIGRSFIGQLFCRAGWDVVFVDVNETLIQLLNEKRYYKVVIKQEGKVDEVRLIGPVRALNGRDSTTVANEVATADLIATSVGKGALPSIMPMIALGLKTRYRNHPKWPLDIIIAENAPGANQLFRENLNRDLGPAYPLEELVGLVETSIGKMVPIMRAEDLAQDPLQVFAEAYENLILDKRAFRGPLPMSAEKTSSQGQTIQWPKSIELVDDISAYIARKLFIHNLGHAAVAYTSFELAPNLVHITDGIRIDAVRNRALAAMNESAEALLSQYPQAFSRKDLEAHIKDLLERFENRALGDTVYRVGRDLYRKLDRDDRLVGAMRLCAKHNLPFSTIAQVYRSALTFSATDETGRPYPQDEEFRKDVLPQGIEAVLREVSHLNPEDSLDRIVMDALR, from the coding sequence ATGAAGCTCGTTCAGTTCGGGGCAGGGAACATTGGCCGAAGTTTTATAGGTCAACTTTTTTGCCGTGCAGGATGGGATGTAGTTTTTGTTGATGTAAATGAAACACTGATTCAACTTCTGAACGAAAAGCGATACTACAAGGTAGTGATTAAACAAGAGGGCAAGGTTGATGAGGTACGACTCATCGGTCCAGTCAGAGCCCTAAACGGCAGGGACAGTACTACCGTGGCTAACGAAGTTGCCACAGCGGATCTGATTGCCACCAGTGTGGGCAAAGGAGCCCTCCCTTCAATTATGCCAATGATTGCCCTTGGCCTTAAAACCCGGTACCGGAACCATCCGAAATGGCCCCTGGATATTATCATTGCAGAGAACGCTCCTGGAGCAAATCAGCTGTTCCGGGAAAATCTAAACCGGGACCTTGGACCTGCATACCCCCTGGAAGAACTTGTGGGACTCGTGGAAACTAGCATCGGTAAAATGGTTCCCATTATGCGGGCCGAAGACCTGGCCCAAGATCCCCTGCAAGTCTTTGCGGAAGCCTATGAAAATCTCATTCTAGATAAAAGGGCCTTTCGCGGTCCCCTTCCAATGTCTGCAGAAAAAACCAGCTCGCAAGGGCAAACAATCCAGTGGCCTAAATCGATAGAACTGGTAGATGATATTTCAGCCTATATAGCAAGAAAACTTTTTATTCACAATTTAGGTCATGCAGCGGTGGCCTATACCAGTTTTGAACTTGCTCCAAACTTGGTACATATTACTGATGGAATTCGAATCGATGCGGTGAGGAATCGAGCGTTGGCGGCTATGAATGAATCTGCAGAAGCTCTGTTATCACAGTACCCCCAGGCGTTCAGCAGGAAGGACCTGGAAGCCCATATTAAGGATCTGCTTGAACGTTTTGAGAACAGGGCACTGGGAGATACAGTCTACCGGGTTGGCCGAGACCTGTACCGTAAATTGGATAGGGATGACCGGCTTGTGGGGGCCATGCGGCTCTGTGCAAAACACAACCTACCCTTCAGTACGATTGCCCAAGTGTATCGCTCAGCCCTGACTTTTTCTGCCACCGACGAAACAGGCCGCCCCTATCCTCAGGATGAGGAGTTTCGTAAGGATGTCCTCCCCCAGGGAATAGAAGCGGTACTCAGGGAGGTAAGCCACCTAAACCCAGAGGACAGCCTGGATAGAATCGTGATGGATGCCCTTAGGTAG
- a CDS encoding carbohydrate kinase family protein: protein MIIHGTGCCLIDYLYAKVDFSSPAFIAARSREAGDGGLSPGRLVFAEEFERFIVKPYQQALETITGGATPDRFNLGGPSVVALAHAAQMLAKPEYEVGFYGVCGTDNTAKLIETALEQLPFSLVKLTRKNGSTPRTDVLSDPSYDNGHGERTFINMIGSAAFFTPEDLQEDFFQADIITFGGTALVPPIHDALTDLLIRAKDKGALTFVNLVYDFRSELLHPNEKWKLGRYDDAYQYIDILVADREEALKTSGKPTIPEAIAYFLDRGTGSVVVTEGASHIHLASRRPHTLQYRTMPVCEKVNRELEEHPELRGDTTGCGDNFAGGLLANVAEQLTAVSSGKFNEYDLEEACIWANAAGGFTCFVIGGTYYEQSPGEKRSRILPYVTAYREQLSRTN from the coding sequence ATGATTATCCACGGTACTGGCTGTTGTCTCATCGACTACCTGTATGCCAAGGTCGATTTTTCGAGCCCCGCATTTATAGCCGCTCGTTCCCGGGAAGCCGGGGATGGGGGGCTGAGTCCCGGGCGTCTTGTTTTTGCAGAAGAATTCGAGCGTTTTATCGTTAAACCTTATCAGCAAGCTTTAGAAACAATCACTGGCGGAGCAACTCCAGATCGCTTTAATTTGGGGGGACCCTCTGTGGTGGCTTTAGCCCATGCCGCCCAGATGCTTGCAAAGCCAGAGTACGAGGTAGGTTTTTACGGTGTGTGCGGAACTGACAATACGGCAAAACTTATTGAAACAGCCCTTGAACAGCTTCCTTTCAGCTTAGTGAAACTTACACGAAAAAACGGTTCCACTCCACGCACCGATGTGCTGTCCGATCCCAGCTACGACAACGGCCATGGGGAACGGACCTTCATCAATATGATTGGTTCCGCTGCGTTCTTTACACCAGAAGACCTGCAGGAAGATTTTTTCCAGGCTGATATTATTACCTTTGGCGGGACTGCTCTGGTTCCACCGATCCATGACGCTCTGACAGATCTTCTTATCCGAGCAAAAGATAAGGGCGCCTTAACCTTTGTAAATCTGGTATACGATTTTCGCAGTGAATTATTACATCCTAATGAAAAATGGAAACTCGGTCGTTATGATGATGCGTATCAATATATCGATATTCTTGTGGCAGATCGAGAAGAAGCACTAAAAACCAGTGGCAAACCCACCATTCCTGAGGCAATCGCCTATTTTTTAGACCGTGGGACCGGTTCGGTTGTGGTAACCGAAGGAGCCAGCCATATTCATCTGGCTAGTCGACGGCCTCATACACTTCAGTACAGAACCATGCCAGTCTGCGAAAAAGTAAACCGCGAATTGGAGGAACATCCGGAACTGCGGGGGGATACCACCGGTTGTGGTGACAATTTTGCAGGGGGACTTTTAGCCAATGTGGCGGAACAACTTACTGCAGTTTCCTCCGGAAAGTTTAATGAATATGACCTGGAGGAAGCTTGTATCTGGGCGAATGCAGCGGGAGGTTTTACCTGTTTTGTCATCGGCGGGACTTACTACGAACAAAGTCCCGGGGAAAAACGGAGTCGAATTCTTCCCTATGTGACAGCCTATCGTGAGCAACTAAGCCGAACCAATTAA